The Thermococcus thermotolerans genome contains a region encoding:
- a CDS encoding substrate-binding domain-containing protein yields MNKRVNTLVLLVLLLTGLSYGCIGSTNGTQTATEKPKVLTISTTTSLYDTGILENVVAPIFKEKYNIELRFIPKGTGGAILDAKSGASDAILVHALPKEQAFMEEGYGVNRKVFAYNFFVIVGPKDDPAGIRGLSVSEALKKIVEYGRAHPDKIVWVSRDDGSGTNTKEIALWEKAGFDFNELKNESWFGTTGAGMGNTLLYTSERKAYTLSDIGTYLKYQKEGKINLDVLVDKGEELINVYAIIIINPKKIPGKDFEDAMLLAEWLTSEEGQKAIAEYGKEEFGRPLFYPAVPVLKSEQGDVFKWILKYGFMKDGDKYTECPEKFRYNATYDFFEFPASVVGG; encoded by the coding sequence ATGAATAAGAGGGTAAACACACTTGTTTTGCTGGTTCTGCTCCTAACTGGGCTTTCCTACGGATGCATAGGGAGTACCAACGGAACTCAAACGGCGACAGAGAAGCCCAAGGTTCTTACGATTTCAACCACCACCAGCCTCTACGATACCGGAATCCTTGAGAACGTGGTTGCACCGATTTTCAAGGAGAAGTACAACATAGAGCTCCGCTTTATCCCCAAGGGAACCGGTGGGGCGATTCTCGATGCTAAAAGCGGTGCCAGCGATGCCATACTCGTGCATGCACTTCCAAAGGAACAAGCCTTCATGGAGGAGGGCTACGGCGTGAACAGAAAGGTCTTCGCGTACAACTTCTTCGTAATAGTCGGCCCGAAGGACGACCCTGCCGGAATAAGGGGCCTGAGCGTTTCCGAGGCGCTCAAGAAGATCGTCGAGTACGGCAGGGCCCATCCGGATAAAATCGTCTGGGTCTCAAGGGACGACGGTTCGGGAACCAACACGAAGGAGATAGCCCTGTGGGAGAAGGCGGGCTTTGATTTCAACGAGCTGAAGAACGAGAGCTGGTTCGGAACCACCGGTGCTGGAATGGGCAACACGCTCCTATACACGAGCGAGAGAAAGGCCTACACCCTCTCGGACATAGGAACCTACCTCAAGTACCAGAAGGAGGGCAAGATAAACCTGGACGTCCTCGTTGACAAGGGGGAGGAGCTCATAAACGTCTACGCTATAATCATAATCAACCCGAAGAAGATACCCGGCAAGGACTTTGAGGATGCCATGCTCCTGGCTGAGTGGCTGACCAGTGAGGAGGGTCAGAAGGCCATAGCCGAGTACGGAAAGGAGGAGTTTGGAAGGCCCCTGTTCTACCCAGCCGTTCCGGTCCTCAAGAGCGAGCAGGGGGATGTCTTCAAGTGGATCCTCAAGTACGGCTTCATGAAGGACGGGGATAAATACACCGAATGCCCCGAGAAGTTCAGGTACAACGCCACCTACGACTTCTTCGAGTTCCCGGCCTCGGTGGTTGGGGGCTAA
- a CDS encoding PaaI family thioesterase has product MEQRTHRLTSEKLVGKPVKIEKDYAEVLLETTEEMAVDEYGLVHGGFTFGLADYAAILAVNEPTVVLGKADVKFLKPVKVGEKLTAKAEVSEDLGRKKIVKAEVFNEKNEKVFEGTFHCYVLEKHVLE; this is encoded by the coding sequence ATGGAGCAGAGGACTCACAGGCTGACCTCTGAAAAATTGGTTGGAAAACCCGTGAAAATTGAGAAGGATTACGCGGAGGTCCTTCTGGAGACGACGGAAGAGATGGCGGTTGATGAATACGGGCTCGTTCACGGCGGCTTCACCTTCGGACTGGCCGACTACGCGGCAATACTCGCGGTAAACGAGCCGACGGTCGTTCTCGGGAAGGCCGATGTCAAGTTCCTGAAGCCAGTCAAGGTCGGTGAAAAGCTGACCGCCAAGGCCGAAGTGAGCGAAGACCTCGGGAGGAAGAAGATAGTAAAGGCAGAGGTCTTCAACGAGAAGAACGAGAAAGTCTTCGAGGGAACCTTCCACTGCTACGTTCTGGAGAAGCACGTGCTCGAATGA
- a CDS encoding DUF2240 family protein, translating to MHPIKRAVEYKGSLEFTRSELVGILAFSLRLMDVKSAKELIAKSLEEGVLEEKDGLLVVNKALLAEEEVEKDLFNEMVSYIAESLGWEREEVIEGIRSMRERYGDLDEKVLAYLFGMDKGVDMSRFRDRLEL from the coding sequence GTGCACCCGATAAAACGCGCGGTTGAGTATAAGGGCTCCCTTGAGTTCACCCGGAGCGAACTCGTGGGGATACTGGCCTTCAGCCTCCGTCTTATGGACGTGAAGAGCGCGAAAGAACTCATAGCGAAGTCCCTGGAGGAGGGAGTCCTTGAGGAAAAGGACGGCCTTCTGGTCGTTAACAAAGCCCTGCTAGCGGAGGAAGAAGTTGAAAAAGACCTTTTCAATGAAATGGTCTCTTACATAGCCGAGTCCCTCGGCTGGGAGAGGGAGGAGGTCATCGAGGGAATAAGATCCATGCGCGAGCGCTACGGCGACCTGGACGAGAAGGTTCTGGCTTACCTCTTTGGGATGGACAAGGGCGTTGATATGTCCCGGTTCAGGGACAGGCTTGAGCTTTAG